From the Paenibacillus sp. MMS20-IR301 genome, the window TAGCCAGCCGCTTTCAGCTTTAGAATGACTGCGTCCAGCTCCGCAACCGTTGATGGCGCCTTCAGGCCAAGCCGTGTGAAGATTTCCTTATTGTAATAGAGCGGCTCTGCATTGCCTTCAATCGGCAGGCCGTAGATCCGCTCGCTGAAGGTCCACAGGTGCAGGTCCTTGAACTGGTTACGCAGTCCGTTCTCTTCTGTGAACTCCGTCAGGTCCATCAGCCTGTCGGAGCGCACGTAAGGCTCAATCTCAGCTCCCCCGAACAGGACGAACATATCCGGCGGTGTACCGGTGACCATCTCGCTCTTCAGCTTCTGCTCGCGGTGAATCGTCTGGTCCAGCCCCTCGAAGTTCACCTTCACATTGGGATGCTGCTCCTGATAGTTCCGCACAACCTCTTCGAATATCGCCAGCAGCGGCCGGTCATGCTCCTTGATCCAGAAGTGCCTGAAGGTCAGGGTGATTTTCTCGGGTGAATTATCCTCGATCTGCCCGCGGTCCTCCTGCATAATGAATACAACTGCACCGGCCATCAGCACAATGTAGAGCAGAATCCAACCCCAATTCGTCCACCACCTGGCCATCTTACGCTGCTCCTTCATTTCACTGCTCCTTCTGAGGCTGGCTGGATTCGCGGAATCCGGATACAGATGGCTGATCCGAAGCCCGGGGATGAGCAGACCAGAATGCCGTAAGGATTGCCGAACCGGATATTCAGCCGCTCATGCACATTCTTCAGCCCGACCCCGCTGTCACTGTATTTCTTGGGATTGGTGCGTTCCTTATTCCACTGGCTCATCAGCACATCCAGATCAAAGCCAGGTCCGTTATCCTTAACGATGATAATGATATCCTTACCGTTCTCCTGGGCTTTAACAGTAATCGTGCCATGCTCCTCCATCTGCTCAATGGCATGGTATAAAGCGTTTTCTACAATCGGCTGGACAATCAGCTTCTGTGTCATAACATATCTCAGCGAATCGGGCAATTCCAGCTCATAGGAGAATTTGTCCTCGAACCGGAATTTCTGGATATCCAGATAGTGGCGGACATGCTCAAACTCCATCTGCAGCGGAATCAGCTCCTGATTCTGGCTGATGCTGATCCGCAGCAGGCGTCCAAGCGAGACAACCATCCGGCTGATATCCCGGTTGCCGGCCAGCACCGCCATGGAGTTGATCGATTCCAGTGAATTATAGATGAAATGCGGATTAATCTGCGCCATCAGCGCCTTCATCTCCGCCTCTTTCTTGCGCCCCTGCTCCGTCTGCACCTGCTCAATCAGCTCATTGATCTGCGAGCTCATCCGGTTAAAGCCGTCAATCAGGGAATCACTCTCATCATTGGCCCGTGTCGGTACGGTAATCGGCATGAAAATCCCCTGCTTGACCCGCTTCATCCCGTTCACCGCACTGTTGATGCTGCGGACGAGCCTGCGGATGAAGTAGTGGTCGAACAGAAACGCGGACAGCAGCGACACCACACCGAGAATAACCGCGATATTGCGGATCGATACCGATTCTGAAGAGATCAGGTTCATCGGGGTAATGGCTGCCAGATACCAGTCTGTATTATGTGAAGGCAGGAAGGTGATCAGCGACCGCACTCCCTGATAATTGTCAATGTAATAGTCCTGCTCCTGCGTATAATTCTCCTGTAAAAAAGGAAAATCCGTCCGCTCGCCGATATGCGCTCCTGACTTGTTGAAGACAATATTGCCCTGCTTGTTGACCAGCAGGATATCCCCTTCCTTCAGGGTGGCAGCTTCCCAGAAAATCTGATCGAGCAAATCCGGTTTAACGTATACGACCAGATAGCCGATATCCTCCAGTGAATAATAATCCTTAACCACTCTGGCCTGCACGAGCACCGGCCTGCCGCTGCTGGACGAGCCGTTCTCGCCCGGACCGGACCAGACAGGACGCCCTTCGGCACCCTTCATTGCCCCGAACCAGACCTGCCGCTGCATGTCGTTGAAAGACATCGGCGCATTATATTGATAGAGCAGCCGGTCTTTACCGTAGAGGCTGAACGAAGTGATCATCGGATGGTTGATCAGCAGATTATTAATCTCCTGTTTGCGGTCATACGTAAGCACGAAATTCTGCTGCTTGAGCGATTGCTGGATAGCCGGCTGTGTAATCGCCGAATTCGTAATTGAAGTTATCTCACTGAGCGCGAACTTGAGCTTGCGGTCCGTCTCCAGCAGCGAGATCCAGTAGAAATTGCTTGATTTCTTCTCCATTGCATTGGAGAAATTGACATACGTAACCATCCCCATGACAATCACGGGAATGAATACGAGAAGAATAATAGCAAACAAGATTTTGCGGCGGAGCTTCATAACCGTTCTCTTCCTCCTGCTGTCTCTGTCCGAATAGAAGAATTTATATGTTTCACATGATAACTTATCCTTCTATTTCTCGCTGAAACGGTACCGTCCTATAAAAGGACGGTAAAGCCGTTTCCACTTGATTATTATTCTTCACAGCATTCTGTATTTCCTGTTACAGCCACGTGAATCGTGAATCAGCTCTTGATAGCGCCTGAGGTCAGGCCGGCAATTACCCAGCGGCTGAACAGCAGGAATACAATAAGCAGCGGCAGTGTCGCCGTAAAGGTCGCAGACATAATCATGCCGTAATCAAGACCGTCACGGGTCGTGAACAGCTGCTGCAGGGCAATCTGAATCGTGTAATGCTCTTTATTCTTCAGCACAACGAGCGGCCAGAAGAAATCATTCCAGACCGTCATGAAGTTCAGAATGCCCAGTGTTGCCATCGCCGGTGTAATGACAGGGACCGCGATGTTCCAGAAGATCCGGAAATGCCCGCCTCCGTCAATCCGTCCGGCTTCAATCAGCTCGGTCGGAACAGCTGCGGAGATATACTGGCGCATCCAGAAGATACCGAAGGCGTTGACCATCGCCGGTACAACCAGCGCCTTGAAGCTGTCAATCCAGTGCAGCTTCGCCATAATTACATAGGTCGGCAGTACACCGAGCTGCTGCGGTACAATCAAGGTGGCAATAACGAAGATGAACAGCATATTTTTGCCGGGAAATTCATATTTGGCAAACGCATAACCGGCCAGTGTGCAGAAGAACACGACCGAAATGGTTACCATAGACGATACGAACAGCGAGTTGCCGAGCGCCTGGAAGAAGTCCGCCTTTTCAAGTACCCGCTTGAAATTAACGAAGAACTGGTCCCCGATCGTCAGCAGCGGCGGAACATGGAAGACAGCCCCCTTGTCATTCGTGCCGACGACAAACATCCAATAGAACGGGAAGACCGAAACCAGCGCCCCGAGAATCAGCACGAAATAGAAGCCCAGCTTACCGAACAAGCCGAGATCATCCGGTTTTTTTCTGAATATCCGCAGTGTGCTCACGCTTTTTTCCCTCCAGTCTCTCTGCCGCCCCGTGAAATCAGCATATTTAGAACAGAGAACAGAATCGTAACGAGGAACAGCATAACTGCTGTTGCCGCCGCCGTACCGAAGAATCCATTACGGAAAGCTTCACTGTACAGATAAGTAACCATGGTAATCCCTTCCTGCCGGGTAGAACCGGTTCCCGATTGGCCGAGGAAGACATACGGCTCAGTAAACAGCTGCAGGGCACCAATCGTAGATTGCAGCGTCACGAAGATAATAAACGGCTTCAGCAGCGGCAGGGTGATGGAGATCAGCTGCTGCCTGCGGTTTGCCCCGTCAATCCGGGCGGATTCATACAGATCCATCGGAATGCTCTGCAGTCCGGAGAGGAACAGAATGGCATTGTATCCCGTCCAGCGCCACATCACCATGGTCGAGATGGCAATTTTGACCCCCCACCAGCCGGAGTTAAAGGCCATACTGTCCAGGCCTACCCCGTTCAGCAGCCAGTTGATCATCCCGTTGTTACCGAACAATGTACTGAACACGAGCGTTACCGCAACGATGGATGTAATGTTCGGCATGAAGTACAGGATGCGGAATGTTTTTTTGAATTTGGTCATGCCGGAATGCAGCAGCACCGCCAGCAGCAGCGCCAGGAATATCTGCGGCACCGTACCCATCAGGCCCATAATCAGCGTATTGCTGAATGAAATCCAGAAGGTCGGGTCGCTGGTGATGAGATCATAGTTTTTGAACCCTACATATTTCATAGGACCCAGTGCATCCCACTTGAAGAACGATAAATAGAATGTGAAGAAGATCGGATACAGTCCGAATATCGAGAACAGAATAAAGAACGGTGAAATGAACGTATATGCAGTGATGCGGCTCCGTCTTTGTTCGGTCAAAAAAGGACGTTTGCTCTCGGCATGCGGACTCGCTAATACAGGCTCAGCCATGTCACACCTCCAGGGAATTCATAACGTTATAAATCCGGACTCACAGAGGATGAAAGCTCACTGTGAATCCGGACAGTCGAGGAGAATAATTACTCCCCGTGTGGAATTAAGAAATATTAGCCGCGTTCTGCGAGCGTTTTGGCCTGCTTCACTGCGTCATCCCACTCTTTGGCCGGATCGGCTTTCTTCTCAAGCACGTTTTTCAGCGCGTTCTTGAAGAAGGTATCCGTCTGGTCATGCAGCGGTCCGTAGTATACCGGTTTAACGCGGTTAGCCGCTTTACCGAATTCCACTGCAGTCTGCTGGCCGCCGAAGAAATCATCCTTGAAGTCTACGAATGCAGGATCTTCATACAGTGCAGGAATGGAAGGCATCAGGCCTTTGGTCTTGAAGGATTCCAGCTGGCTGTCCTTGTTGACCAGGAACTGGATGAAATCATAAGCTTCTTTCGGGTGTTTGCCTTCTTTAGGCAGGGTAATGAACGATCCGCCCCAGTTACCTGCACCTTCAGGAAGCTGAGCGATTTTCCATTTGCCTGAAGAATCAGGCGCATTGCTCTTGATATTGCCGGCCATCCAAGCCGGTCCCATTACTACTGCGAACGAACCGTCGTTCATGCCTTGGCCCCACTCCGGCGACCAGAGCATAACATTGCTGATCCAGCCTTCCTGGATGCCTTTCACAGTAAAGTCATACGCCTTCTTCACCTGCGGATTCGTATCGCCGATGAACTTGCCGTCTGCTTTGCTGAAGTAGATTTCATCTGCCGACTGGTCACGAAGCGCATTGTACGTGAGATCTGTCAGGTCGGAGAAGTATTTACCGGTCTTGTCCTTGAAGGCTTTCGCTACCGTTCCGAATTTATCCCAGGTATCGATT encodes:
- a CDS encoding sensor histidine kinase, coding for MKLRRKILFAIILLVFIPVIVMGMVTYVNFSNAMEKKSSNFYWISLLETDRKLKFALSEITSITNSAITQPAIQQSLKQQNFVLTYDRKQEINNLLINHPMITSFSLYGKDRLLYQYNAPMSFNDMQRQVWFGAMKGAEGRPVWSGPGENGSSSSGRPVLVQARVVKDYYSLEDIGYLVVYVKPDLLDQIFWEAATLKEGDILLVNKQGNIVFNKSGAHIGERTDFPFLQENYTQEQDYYIDNYQGVRSLITFLPSHNTDWYLAAITPMNLISSESVSIRNIAVILGVVSLLSAFLFDHYFIRRLVRSINSAVNGMKRVKQGIFMPITVPTRANDESDSLIDGFNRMSSQINELIEQVQTEQGRKKEAEMKALMAQINPHFIYNSLESINSMAVLAGNRDISRMVVSLGRLLRISISQNQELIPLQMEFEHVRHYLDIQKFRFEDKFSYELELPDSLRYVMTQKLIVQPIVENALYHAIEQMEEHGTITVKAQENGKDIIIIVKDNGPGFDLDVLMSQWNKERTNPKKYSDSGVGLKNVHERLNIRFGNPYGILVCSSPGFGSAICIRIPRIQPASEGAVK
- a CDS encoding carbohydrate ABC transporter permease; this translates as MSTLRIFRKKPDDLGLFGKLGFYFVLILGALVSVFPFYWMFVVGTNDKGAVFHVPPLLTIGDQFFVNFKRVLEKADFFQALGNSLFVSSMVTISVVFFCTLAGYAFAKYEFPGKNMLFIFVIATLIVPQQLGVLPTYVIMAKLHWIDSFKALVVPAMVNAFGIFWMRQYISAAVPTELIEAGRIDGGGHFRIFWNIAVPVITPAMATLGILNFMTVWNDFFWPLVVLKNKEHYTIQIALQQLFTTRDGLDYGMIMSATFTATLPLLIVFLLFSRWVIAGLTSGAIKS
- a CDS encoding sugar ABC transporter permease gives rise to the protein MAEPVLASPHAESKRPFLTEQRRSRITAYTFISPFFILFSIFGLYPIFFTFYLSFFKWDALGPMKYVGFKNYDLITSDPTFWISFSNTLIMGLMGTVPQIFLALLLAVLLHSGMTKFKKTFRILYFMPNITSIVAVTLVFSTLFGNNGMINWLLNGVGLDSMAFNSGWWGVKIAISTMVMWRWTGYNAILFLSGLQSIPMDLYESARIDGANRRQQLISITLPLLKPFIIFVTLQSTIGALQLFTEPYVFLGQSGTGSTRQEGITMVTYLYSEAFRNGFFGTAAATAVMLFLVTILFSVLNMLISRGGRETGGKKA
- a CDS encoding extracellular solute-binding protein; its protein translation is MKNAKHLALGLVSIMLVGALAGCGGNNNGGNNAEKNTGNNAASTNAPATEGDKTEPAEKVELSFWTLGNVNYEELAAEYTKEHPNVTIKIQNTGDQTAHHNNLTTALSAGSGAPDIFQLEIGFMERFLGAQDKFYNLNDLGAKDIQANYLDWKWKQASSVDGSFQLGLPTDIGPTVVYYRTDLAEAAGLPSDPDGFSAAIDTWDKFGTVAKAFKDKTGKYFSDLTDLTYNALRDQSADEIYFSKADGKFIGDTNPQVKKAYDFTVKGIQEGWISNVMLWSPEWGQGMNDGSFAVVMGPAWMAGNIKSNAPDSSGKWKIAQLPEGAGNWGGSFITLPKEGKHPKEAYDFIQFLVNKDSQLESFKTKGLMPSIPALYEDPAFVDFKDDFFGGQQTAVEFGKAANRVKPVYYGPLHDQTDTFFKNALKNVLEKKADPAKEWDDAVKQAKTLAERG